ATTGATCACCAAGCCCTTCTTGTTAATGTCCTCGATTGCAAGGTGAGCCCCGTTTTCATTGTCTTTTCCCAGATGAGCAATGCCTCCCGTGACCGGCTCTACACTGCCGATTTTCACTACCTCATCCGCATGTGCGTTCGTCGTAGTGACAGCCACCGCCGTCATGGCCGCCACAAGAGGAACTAGTTTATAGTTGCACATAATTTTCGCCTCCATTCCTAATCTCCGTCTTTTGGATTTATAAAATACTTAAAATTACTCTCTTTCAGAACATTTTATCCCAGCGCATATTTGCGTTATTTTTTATTCGGATTCCTATCTTTATTGCTAAAACGATAATCAAATTCTTTCCATAGTCAAACTCCGGAACGATCTTGCTTATGCTCACATCGCTCGATCGTCCGGTATAACCAATACTCAGAAAAGCGTTTCCGCCAGAGCCGCTTGAATGTCCGCAATCAGATCATCTGGATCCTCAAGCCCAACCGAGAAACGCAAATGCCCAAATTCGCGAAACGCATCTGGATAGCGGTCCGAGCCCCCACGCCCCGATTTTCCGACATGGACGATGAGAGACTCATCGTGGCCGAGTGAAACAGCGGACGTGATCAGGCGCAGGTTGGCAACAAAACGATTTTGCACATCAGGATTGCCCTTCAATGCGAAGGCCATGACTGCACCATACCCCATACCTCCAAACTGACGGGACGCCAGATCGTGCTGCGGATGAGAGCGCAAACCAGGGAAAACGACGTATGCAACCCTCGGATCCTTTTCAAGGAATTCCGCTATCTTTTGCGCCGTCGACATATGTCTAGTCAGCCGCAGCGGCAATGTGACGGACCCACGCATGATCAGCCATGCATTAAACGGAGAAAGTGAACCGCCCACGTCCACCAGCGCATCGCCTTTCAGCTTTCGCATAAATTCGGCTCGACCAGCGACGACTCCACCCATCGCATCACCGTGTCCATTGATGTACTTGGTCAGTGAATGGACCACGAAGTCGGCACCGTGCTCCAAAGCTCGAAACATCGGTGGGGGCGTGAAAGTCGCATCGATCGAGAGCATGGCTCCACAATTTTTTGCGATTGAGCTCAACGCTGCGATGTCGGCAACCTTCGTCGTAGGATTGGCAATTGTCTCCGCATGAATCAGCTTCGTGTTTGGGCGCACGGCAGCTTGCACGGCTGCGAGGTCACTGATGTCAACGAACGTCCCTTCGATGCCGTAACGTTCCGGGAGCAGTTCTTCAAAAAGACGCCATACAGCCTCGTAAGTGACATCGCTGACGACGACGTGATCGCCACTTCGCAGGAACGTAAAGAAAATCGCGTGAAGCGCTGCTACACCGGTGCTAAAAGCGACGGCCTCTTCTGCTCGCTCCATCGCCGCCAATTTTCGTTCCAGACAAAGCTGATTGTGCCCTGAGTTTCGGTTGTAAAACAACTTCTGCGAGTCTGACCAGTCAAGCGCGGATGGATCGTCTGGAAGCTTGTACGAATTCGCCATCACGATTGGCGTGCGAATAGCGCCTGTCGTAACATCGGTCACGTTCCCGCTGTGCACAGCCTGACTAGCAAACGAAAGAGTCTCCGGTTGATCTTTGTCGGGCCGTTGTTTGAAGTTTCTAGCGTCCATACTATCCTCTGATACATACAACCTTAGTTTGAGTCATCTCTTCATACGCGAGCCTGACGCGTTCTGGTCCGAACTTACCGAGCATGCCCGCGCCGGAGCGCATCGCGCCACACCGATAGCTGGCGGAATCGTTAAAGATCACTGCATCCGCCTGGAGGCTCTCAGTGATATCTAATGCGGACTCGATGTCTCTTGTAAATATGTTGATCTGGTAACTACGATGCATTCCAGCGGCAAGCGTAATAGCCTCGTCTAGCGTATGCACACATCGAAGGACGGCTATCCGAGTTAAACCCTCCCACTGCCAAAGCTCCGATTCGTCACACACATTTTCGAGCACAGTTGGCGCGTAAACGGAGCCATCACGGGTGTTTCCGCACAATATTTTCGTGCCCTGACTAATCGCTACATCGACGAGGGATTTCATACGTTCTGCCACGTCGACGGAAATCATTGGGCCAACGTCTGTCTCTGGCGACGCGGGGTCACCGGACACGAGAGTCTTGGTCTTCGCAACGAAGCGATTTTTAAATTCCTCGTAAATGGTCGCCTGTACGAGGATATGCTGGATACCAACAGAGCTTTGACCGGCCGTGCCGTAAGCCGTCGATATGCACGATCTAATTGCCGCGTCAAGTTCGCAGTCACTCATGACGATAGCCGAGCGGGTTCCGTCAAAATCCATCGCAAATCTTTTCAACCCGCCGGCACCGGCTATTTTTTCTGCATCATTCAGTCCACCACTGAAAGAAACCATCCTGACGTCTCGGGATGAAACGAGCGCCTCTACCAGGGCGGAGCCACCAGTGGCTACGGTCACTATTTCCGAAGGCAATCCAGCTTCTATCAAGTAATTGACGAGCCTGATCGCGGATAGAGGCGTGTATTCAGATGGTTTGACAATGACCGCATTAGCTCCGGCAATTGCTGGGCCGAGCTTACGCGCAATCAAGGCAAGCGGATCGCAGTATGACGCGATTACTACAATGACGCCGAGAGGTTCACGAGTGAACCACCCACGACGGTCTGACGATCCATCATACGCATCAAAAGGGATAACTTCACCGGCATTTCGGCGAACCTCAGAAGCCGAGAGCCTTAGTGTATCGACGCATTCCAGCACGTCATTGGTCGCTTGGGTGATCGTCTTGCCGCTCTCCGCGACAATGAGATCCGACAAGGACGTTACGTCTTGCAACATGCGAGTCGCACAGCGCTCGAGTATGCTGGCCCGTTCATAACGAGGAATTCGACGACAAGTATGAGCTCCCTTCTTTGCCGCCTCGATTAGCAGGTTGGCAATGCCCGCTGGAATATCCGCGACTATCCCCAATTCGCTTCCATCAAACGGACTGGTAACCGCAATAAAGCCCGAGGATAGATCAAGAGGACGTATTGGACCATTCATGTCAGAGCAGCTCCTGCCACTTTGTGTGTTCCACCGTCGGCTGTCAGGGTGGGAACACCACGACCTCAGGATTATCGTGATCGATCGAAATGCTACCGTTGCCAAAACGACTCCGATCGACCACCTAAATCACCAAAAAATCTCGGCGCGACGGCAGAGATTTGCGCCTGCATCAAAGCTCGAAATGACCGTCGATGCATGTAACGCACACGCCGCCAATGTTCACATCTCCGTGCCCATCGACACTGACGTGTACTTTCCCTGCGCGGCCGACGCGGCCTCCCTGCGAGGCGACATATGTCCTTCCCACAGCAGGCAACATGCCGCGCGCCCACTGAAAAGAGGCCACGCTGGCATTGCCACTCCCGCAGACAGGGTCTTCCTCTACTCCGCAAGAGGGTGCAAATGTGCGAACTTCAATATCGGTCTCTCCATTCTGGAAAGCACCGAATACCGTCAACCCGGTGACACCCAAGCGAAGCTCTAACTTGGCCAATTCTGCAAAGTCCGGTTGCAGATTGAGTACGGAATCCGCATCGTGCATCTGGGCGATGATCCATCGAGGGCCGACATTGAGAATCGCAGGTGATGTCTTTTCGTTTACTTTACGTCCGACAATAGCGGTCAACTGCGCGACATCAGCGGCTTCCATCTCCTCGACTTGCGCACCCGGAAGGCGAAAAGAGATCTGGCGCTTTCCATTCAGTTCTCCAACCGTCAAATCGACAAGGCCAACGCTGCACTCCTGGACAAGTCGCCCATTCGGCCGCATCGCAACACGTTCAGCTTCCAGGAGTGCATATGCGCTACCGATCGTAGGGTGTCCCGCAAAAGGGAGTTCGCTTCGCGGAGTGAAAATACGCAAACGATAATCTGCTTCGCTCGTTGTCGGCGGGAGGACAAACGTTGTTTCGGAGAGGTTCGTCCATCTCGCGATAGCCTGCATCCCCTCTGCGTCCAAGCCTTCCGCATCTAACAACACCGCCACCGGGTTTCCCCGGAGCGGTCGATTCGTGAAGACGTCAACTACCTTGTACGATCGTTTCATATTCGATTTATCAAACCGCAGGGCCGCCGACGGCATTCGTCGCAACCAAAGAAGCCGCTGTTTCACTGTCGATGACGACACAGGATCGGACCGGGCCACGCGGCGTCTTCCCGACACGATCTCTATTTGCGCATCGTAGCGCGTGCGGTTCGACCGTAACAGTCACAATCATCCACTGAATCGACCAACACAGTTCCGTCGAAGTCTTTCCCTCACGTCAGTATGCGCGACCGACGGTGCTATTTTTACGGGCGTCCTCCAGCGGAGAGCGCCCGTCCCTTCATGCCGGGTCGAAAAAGATCGACTCCACTGTGTGTACCGTCGACAGGGGCATTCTTCAACGGTTCACGATACGTTTGGGCATCACCAGCGCAAGCGCGCAGCCAGCGAGCAGGCACACACCAAACGTAATCACACCGGCACTCATGCTATGCGTCTGATCTTTCATCCACCCAAGGAAGTAGGTGCTCGCAAATCCACCAAGGTTGGCGATCGAGCAGGCAAATGCAATGCCTGCGGCCGCGGCAGTGCCTTTGAGGAATGTCGAGGGTAGCGACCAGACAACAGGCATCGCCGCCGCCGCCCCGGCGTTCGCGATCGATAGCACTAAAACCGTTGCGAAGGCGCTTCCCGAACAAAACGCGCTAGCAATGAGACCGAGCGCCGAGCACAGTAACGGCACTGCAACGTGCCAGCGTCGCTCGCGAAATCGGTCTGAACTGATACCTGTCACCAGGACCATCGCTACAGCGAGCGCATTAGGAATCGCCATCAGCGCACCGATCTCGCCGGTGCTCCTGACGCCCGCTTCGCGCAACATCGTGGGCATCCAGAAGCTGATCGAATAGAAACAAAGCAGGATGCAGAGGTCCAGATAACCGACAGCCCACACTTTCGGATCTTTGAATGCCTGCCCGAGTTGATGGCCTTTCTTCTCCTCTTGGTCAGTTCCAATGTCCCTCTTCAGTCGCGCAATTTCTGCGGAAGTGAGAAAGCGCGCATTGTCGTAGTTCCCCGGGAGAAATATATAGACCAGGATGCCGAGTACCACTGAAGGCAGCGCCTCGAGAAAGAACAGCCATTGCCATCCCTGCAGACCGTGGACACCATTGAAGTACGACAGAATCCATCCAGATAGCGGTGCGCCCAGCAGACTGGACATAGGCAAGCCGACCATGAACAGCGCAACGATCCGGCCGCGTCGGGCGTCAGGAAACCAATATGTCAGATATAGCAGCGCCCCAGGTAGAAATCCTGCCTCGGCCAGCCCAAGGAGGAAACGCACAGTATAGAACTGCCCTGGCGTCTTCACGAACATCGTGAGGCCCGAGAGTATTCCCCACGTAACCATGATGCGAGCGATCCAGAATCGCGCCCCGACTTTATCCAGTATCAGGTTGCTTGGAACCTCAAACAGAATGTAGCCAACAAAGAACAGTCCTGCACCCAGGCCGTAGACAGTCTCGCTAAATCCCAAGGAGTCGAGCATCTGCAGCTTGGCGATGCCGACATTCACACGATCAAGAAAGGCGGCGAAGAAACACAGGCATAAAAATGGGGCGAACCGCAACGTAAGCTTGCGATAGAGGCTGCGCCCGGTCTGGGTGTCATGCTCAAGTTCACCCGTCGAGGCCTTCAGCGAAGATGTCGACATGTCGTATCCCGGAAGAGATCATGGAAGACGCGCGTCTCGCGTCGATTCAGCGAGACGCGCAACAGGACATCACGAATAGTTGATAACGAGAAGCTTGATTTCCGACATCTCGTCCATCGCGTAACGGGTACCTTCGCGGCCGGTTCCCGACTCCTTCCACCCGCCAAACGGCATGTTGTCAATGCGGTAGATCGGCACATCATTGATCATGAGCCCACCTACATCCCACGTCTCCAGAGCAAGGAAAGCGCGTTGCAAATCTCGCGTGAACAGGCCGCCTTGCAATCCGTAGCGGGAATCATTGGCGCGCTCCAGCGCTTCGTCGAATGTGCGATAGCTATTGAGCGTCAGTACCGGCCCAAAGATCTCTTCGTCTTCAACCAGCATGCCCGCGCGCGTATCCGTAAGCACCGTAGGTTGCACGACCGCGCCTACGCGAGGGCCGCCCGCCAGCAGACGTGCTCCTTCCGCCCGAGCCGCATCGATCCAGCTCTGGATA
This region of Paraburkholderia terrae genomic DNA includes:
- a CDS encoding trans-sulfuration enzyme family protein → MDARNFKQRPDKDQPETLSFASQAVHSGNVTDVTTGAIRTPIVMANSYKLPDDPSALDWSDSQKLFYNRNSGHNQLCLERKLAAMERAEEAVAFSTGVAALHAIFFTFLRSGDHVVVSDVTYEAVWRLFEELLPERYGIEGTFVDISDLAAVQAAVRPNTKLIHAETIANPTTKVADIAALSSIAKNCGAMLSIDATFTPPPMFRALEHGADFVVHSLTKYINGHGDAMGGVVAGRAEFMRKLKGDALVDVGGSLSPFNAWLIMRGSVTLPLRLTRHMSTAQKIAEFLEKDPRVAYVVFPGLRSHPQHDLASRQFGGMGYGAVMAFALKGNPDVQNRFVANLRLITSAVSLGHDESLIVHVGKSGRGGSDRYPDAFREFGHLRFSVGLEDPDDLIADIQAALAETLF
- a CDS encoding aldehyde dehydrogenase family protein, whose amino-acid sequence is MNGPIRPLDLSSGFIAVTSPFDGSELGIVADIPAGIANLLIEAAKKGAHTCRRIPRYERASILERCATRMLQDVTSLSDLIVAESGKTITQATNDVLECVDTLRLSASEVRRNAGEVIPFDAYDGSSDRRGWFTREPLGVIVVIASYCDPLALIARKLGPAIAGANAVIVKPSEYTPLSAIRLVNYLIEAGLPSEIVTVATGGSALVEALVSSRDVRMVSFSGGLNDAEKIAGAGGLKRFAMDFDGTRSAIVMSDCELDAAIRSCISTAYGTAGQSSVGIQHILVQATIYEEFKNRFVAKTKTLVSGDPASPETDVGPMISVDVAERMKSLVDVAISQGTKILCGNTRDGSVYAPTVLENVCDESELWQWEGLTRIAVLRCVHTLDEAITLAAGMHRSYQINIFTRDIESALDITESLQADAVIFNDSASYRCGAMRSGAGMLGKFGPERVRLAYEEMTQTKVVCIRG
- a CDS encoding PhzF family phenazine biosynthesis protein codes for the protein MARSDPVSSSTVKQRLLWLRRMPSAALRFDKSNMKRSYKVVDVFTNRPLRGNPVAVLLDAEGLDAEGMQAIARWTNLSETTFVLPPTTSEADYRLRIFTPRSELPFAGHPTIGSAYALLEAERVAMRPNGRLVQECSVGLVDLTVGELNGKRQISFRLPGAQVEEMEAADVAQLTAIVGRKVNEKTSPAILNVGPRWIIAQMHDADSVLNLQPDFAELAKLELRLGVTGLTVFGAFQNGETDIEVRTFAPSCGVEEDPVCGSGNASVASFQWARGMLPAVGRTYVASQGGRVGRAGKVHVSVDGHGDVNIGGVCVTCIDGHFEL
- a CDS encoding MFS transporter, translated to MSTSSLKASTGELEHDTQTGRSLYRKLTLRFAPFLCLCFFAAFLDRVNVGIAKLQMLDSLGFSETVYGLGAGLFFVGYILFEVPSNLILDKVGARFWIARIMVTWGILSGLTMFVKTPGQFYTVRFLLGLAEAGFLPGALLYLTYWFPDARRGRIVALFMVGLPMSSLLGAPLSGWILSYFNGVHGLQGWQWLFFLEALPSVVLGILVYIFLPGNYDNARFLTSAEIARLKRDIGTDQEEKKGHQLGQAFKDPKVWAVGYLDLCILLCFYSISFWMPTMLREAGVRSTGEIGALMAIPNALAVAMVLVTGISSDRFRERRWHVAVPLLCSALGLIASAFCSGSAFATVLVLSIANAGAAAAMPVVWSLPSTFLKGTAAAAGIAFACSIANLGGFASTYFLGWMKDQTHSMSAGVITFGVCLLAGCALALVMPKRIVNR